A single Streptomyces sp. 2114.4 DNA region contains:
- the moaC gene encoding cyclic pyranopterin monophosphate synthase MoaC, whose amino-acid sequence MSSGQHHLTHLDAAGAARMVDVSAKDVTARTAAARGRVLVSAQVIELLRSEGMPKGDALATARIAGIMGAKRTPELIPLCHPLAVSGVTVDLSLTDDAVEITATVKTTDRTGVEMEALTAVSVAALTVVDMVKAVDKAAVISDIRVEEKTGGKSGDWSRS is encoded by the coding sequence ATGAGCAGCGGCCAGCACCACCTCACCCATCTCGACGCGGCGGGCGCGGCGCGGATGGTCGACGTCTCCGCGAAGGACGTCACCGCCCGCACCGCCGCCGCCCGCGGCCGCGTCCTGGTCTCCGCGCAGGTCATCGAGCTGCTGCGGAGCGAGGGCATGCCCAAGGGCGACGCCCTGGCCACCGCCCGGATCGCCGGCATCATGGGCGCCAAGCGCACCCCCGAGCTGATCCCGCTGTGTCACCCGCTGGCCGTCTCCGGCGTCACGGTGGACCTCTCCCTCACCGACGACGCCGTCGAGATCACGGCCACCGTCAAGACCACCGACCGCACGGGCGTCGAGATGGAGGCCCTGACCGCCGTCTCGGTCGCCGCGCTCACCGTCGTCGACATGGTCAAGGCCGTCGACAAGGCAGCGGTGATCTCCGACATCCGTGTGGAGGAGAAGACCGGCGGCAAGTCCGGCGACTGGAGCCGGTCATGA
- the glp gene encoding gephyrin-like molybdotransferase Glp: MNHATGRTRHQDRVWSVAEHLDDVLAKIAPLDPIELQLLEAQGCVLVEDITVPVALPPFDNSSMDGYAVRAADVAGATEEAPVTLTVLGDVAAGTGALPEIGPGQAARIMTGAPLPPGAEAVVPVEWTDGGTGEGPAATMRAHSAAPQDAAGEVRVHRPAAAGAHIRTRGSDAAEGEPALRAGTVLGPSQIGLLAAIGRGTVKVCPRPRVVVLSTGSELVQPGEALGPGQIHDSNSFQLTAAARAAGAIPYRVGAVADDADTLRSTLEDQLIRADLLVTSGGVSVGAYDVVKETLTALSADEGTVEFRTLAMQPGKPQGFGLIGPDRTPLLALPGNPVSSYVSFELFVRPAIRALMGLPEVHRPVTTARCADAVASSPQGKRQFLRGAYDPDAGTVTPVGGAGSHLIKAMAHANALIIVPEDTTEVAAGSDVDIVLIG; this comes from the coding sequence TTGAACCACGCCACCGGCCGGACCCGCCACCAGGACCGTGTCTGGTCGGTGGCCGAGCACCTCGACGACGTCCTGGCGAAGATCGCCCCGCTGGACCCGATCGAGCTGCAGCTCCTCGAAGCCCAGGGCTGCGTCCTGGTCGAGGACATCACGGTCCCCGTCGCCCTGCCGCCCTTCGACAACAGCTCCATGGACGGCTACGCGGTCCGCGCCGCCGATGTGGCGGGCGCCACGGAAGAGGCGCCGGTCACCCTCACCGTCCTCGGCGATGTCGCGGCGGGCACCGGCGCACTGCCGGAGATCGGCCCCGGCCAGGCCGCCCGCATCATGACCGGCGCCCCGCTGCCGCCCGGCGCCGAGGCCGTCGTCCCCGTCGAATGGACCGACGGCGGCACGGGCGAGGGGCCGGCCGCCACGATGCGCGCCCACAGCGCCGCCCCCCAGGACGCCGCGGGTGAGGTCCGCGTCCACCGCCCGGCCGCCGCCGGCGCCCATATCCGCACCCGCGGCAGCGACGCCGCCGAAGGCGAGCCGGCCCTGCGGGCGGGCACGGTCCTCGGTCCTTCCCAGATCGGCCTGCTCGCCGCCATCGGCCGCGGCACGGTCAAGGTCTGCCCCCGCCCCCGCGTGGTGGTGCTGTCGACCGGCAGCGAACTGGTCCAGCCCGGCGAGGCGTTGGGACCCGGGCAGATCCACGACTCCAACAGCTTCCAGCTCACCGCCGCCGCCCGCGCCGCCGGTGCCATTCCCTACCGCGTCGGCGCCGTCGCCGACGACGCCGACACCCTCCGCTCCACCCTGGAGGACCAGCTCATCCGGGCCGACCTCCTGGTCACCAGCGGCGGCGTCAGCGTCGGCGCGTACGACGTGGTCAAGGAGACCCTGACCGCCCTGTCCGCCGACGAAGGCACGGTCGAGTTCCGCACCCTCGCCATGCAGCCGGGCAAGCCCCAGGGCTTCGGCCTCATCGGCCCCGACCGCACTCCGCTCCTCGCGCTGCCCGGCAACCCCGTCAGCTCGTACGTCTCCTTCGAGCTGTTCGTCCGGCCCGCCATCCGGGCCCTGATGGGGCTGCCCGAGGTGCACCGCCCGGTCACGACCGCCCGGTGCGCCGACGCCGTCGCCTCCTCGCCCCAGGGGAAGCGCCAGTTCCTGCGCGGTGCGTACGACCCCGACGCCGGCACGGTCACCCCCGTCGGCGGCGCCGGCTCCCACCTGATCAAGGCCATGGCGCACGCCAACGCGCTGATCATCGTCCCCGAGGACACCACCGAGGTCGCCGCGGGCTCGGACGTGGACATCGTCCTGATCGGATAG
- the galU gene encoding UTP--glucose-1-phosphate uridylyltransferase GalU, with protein sequence MTPSHTRISKAVIPAAGLGTRFLPATKATPKEMLPVVDKPAIQYVVEEAAAAGLSDVLMVTGRNKRPLEDHFDRNYELEEALHRKGDESRLAKVQESSDLATMHYVRQGDPRGLGHAVLCAAPHVGDQPFAVLLGDDLIDPRDPLLARMVEIQEQYGGSVIALMEVDPAQIHLYGCAAAAPTGDDDVVVVSDLVEKPDPAEAPSNLAIIGRYVLDPAVFEVLRKTAPGRGGEIQLTDALQALAADPALGGPVHGVVFKGRRYDTGDRGDYLRAIVRLACEREDLGPDFRSWLRSYVTEEM encoded by the coding sequence ATGACCCCATCGCACACACGGATCAGCAAGGCTGTCATCCCCGCAGCCGGCCTCGGCACCCGGTTTCTCCCCGCCACCAAGGCCACACCCAAGGAGATGCTTCCGGTCGTCGACAAGCCCGCCATCCAGTACGTGGTGGAGGAGGCGGCCGCCGCCGGACTCTCCGACGTGCTGATGGTGACCGGCCGCAACAAGCGCCCGCTCGAGGACCACTTCGACCGCAATTACGAGCTCGAAGAGGCCCTGCACCGCAAGGGCGACGAGTCCCGGCTCGCCAAGGTGCAGGAGTCCAGCGACCTGGCGACCATGCACTACGTACGGCAGGGCGACCCCAGGGGCCTGGGCCACGCGGTGCTGTGTGCCGCACCGCACGTGGGCGACCAGCCCTTCGCGGTCCTCCTCGGCGACGACCTGATCGACCCCCGCGACCCGCTGCTGGCGCGCATGGTCGAGATACAGGAGCAGTACGGCGGCTCCGTGATCGCCCTCATGGAGGTCGACCCGGCGCAGATCCACCTCTACGGCTGTGCCGCCGCCGCGCCCACCGGCGACGACGATGTCGTGGTCGTCTCCGACCTGGTCGAGAAGCCCGACCCGGCCGAGGCACCCAGCAACCTCGCGATCATCGGCCGTTACGTCCTCGACCCGGCCGTCTTCGAGGTGCTGCGCAAGACCGCCCCGGGCCGCGGTGGAGAGATCCAGCTCACCGACGCCCTCCAGGCGCTGGCCGCCGACCCCGCCCTGGGCGGCCCGGTGCACGGCGTGGTCTTCAAGGGCCGCCGCTATGACACCGGCGACCGCGGCGACTATCTGCGTGCCATTGTCCGACTGGCATGCGAACGTGAAGACCTGGGCCCGGACTTCCGGTCCTGGCTTCGCAGTTACGTCACCGAGGAGATGTGA
- a CDS encoding 5-formyltetrahydrofolate cyclo-ligase: MRRHLLEVRRALPQDVVAVTGEALARRTLELDELAAPAGARPGGRGNHGGPGGPPTVAAYVSIGGEPSTRALLDRLRAAGVRVLLPVLLPDNDLDWALYEGAERLVRAGRGLLEPDGARLGPEAVTQADVVLLPGLAVDRGGLRLGRGGGSYDRVLARLERAGARASLVVLLYDAEVLAEVPAEPHDRHVHAAVTPSAVHRFTAPGGRTEG; this comes from the coding sequence TTGCGGCGGCATCTCCTGGAGGTGAGGAGAGCATTGCCGCAGGATGTCGTCGCCGTGACGGGCGAGGCGCTGGCCCGACGGACGCTGGAGCTGGACGAGTTGGCCGCGCCCGCCGGCGCGCGCCCCGGCGGTCGGGGCAACCACGGCGGCCCCGGCGGCCCGCCCACGGTGGCCGCCTATGTCTCGATAGGCGGCGAGCCCTCCACCCGCGCCCTGCTGGACCGGCTGCGGGCGGCCGGGGTGCGGGTGCTGCTGCCCGTCCTGCTGCCGGACAACGATCTCGACTGGGCGCTCTACGAGGGCGCCGAACGGCTCGTCCGGGCCGGCCGGGGGCTGCTGGAACCGGACGGGGCCCGGCTGGGCCCCGAGGCCGTCACACAGGCCGATGTGGTGCTGCTGCCGGGGCTCGCGGTGGACCGCGGCGGGCTGCGGCTGGGCCGCGGCGGCGGCTCCTACGACCGGGTGCTGGCCCGGCTGGAGCGGGCCGGTGCGCGGGCGTCGCTGGTGGTGCTGCTCTACGACGCGGAGGTGCTGGCCGAGGTGCCCGCCGAACCGCACGACCGGCATGTGCATGCCGCGGTGACCCCGTCGGCGGTGCACCGCTTCACGGCGCCGGGGGGCCGTACGGAGGGCTGA
- a CDS encoding penicillin acylase family protein encodes MPANKSGPVPRKKKGRRGRLVAITVVLLLVAGIGFGAFWGVSTVRASLPQTTGSLKLPGLTNPVDVVRDGNGIPQIYADTDEDLFRAQGYVQAQDRFWEMDVRRHMTSGRLSEMFGKSEVKTDSFLRTLGWHDVAQKEYDTKLSPSTKKYLQSYSAGVNAYLKDHEGSAVSLEYAALDFQNDYKPQKWTPVDSVAWLKAMAWDLRGNMQEEIDRSLMTSRFTPEQISQLYPAYPYKRNKPIVEGGAVDPATKKFSPKASANATPATPAGATAGLQSQLSSLSKTLDKVPALLGPNGNGIGSNSWVVSGAHTTTGKPLLANDPHLAPQMPSLWYQMGLHCRNTGPKCNYDVSGFTFSGMPGVVIGHNQDISWGMTNLGADVTDLYLEKVNADGYLYDNKQQPFITRKETIKVADGESREITVRSTRNGPIVSDRDGELANVGKDAPVGNAAPDRGDGYAVSLRWTALDPGKSMDAVFALDRAKDWNGFRKAAGDFEAPSQNLIYADTKGNIGYQAPGRIPVRGKGDGHFDGTLPAPGWDPRYQWSRYIPQKALPYEYNPQRGYIVTANQAVTDEKYPYLLTKDWGYGSRSQRINDLIESKIKDGGKVSTDDMQAFQKDNSSEIARLLTPYLTKIDIKDKYVRDAQQLLEGWDFTQEPDSAAAAYFNAVWRNTLKLAFGNKMPKELRPDGQCLTVRPADETGPADENDKYIRECGERDGATAQPDGGDRWYEVVRGILDDPNNAWWKTEDRPGRPGDKNRDQLLAHAMADARYELTSKLGKNIDNWSWGRLHQMFLKNQTLGTDGPGVLQGLFNRGPWNVGGGEAAVDATGWNAASGYKVTWVPSMRMVVNLADLDKSRWINLTGASGHAYDAHYYDQTDKWAKGDLLPWAYSQDAVKKAGKDTLTLSP; translated from the coding sequence ATGCCCGCCAACAAGTCCGGCCCAGTCCCCAGGAAAAAGAAGGGGCGGCGCGGCCGCCTCGTCGCGATCACGGTCGTGCTGCTGCTCGTGGCGGGCATCGGCTTCGGCGCGTTCTGGGGGGTCAGTACCGTCCGCGCCTCCCTCCCGCAGACCACCGGCTCGCTCAAACTCCCGGGCCTGACCAACCCGGTGGATGTCGTCCGCGACGGCAACGGCATTCCGCAGATCTACGCCGACACCGACGAAGACCTCTTCCGCGCCCAGGGGTACGTCCAGGCCCAGGACCGCTTCTGGGAGATGGACGTACGGCGTCACATGACCTCCGGCCGGCTCTCGGAGATGTTCGGCAAGAGCGAGGTCAAGACCGACTCGTTCCTGCGCACCCTCGGCTGGCACGACGTGGCGCAGAAGGAGTACGACACCAAGCTGTCGCCCAGCACCAAGAAGTACCTCCAGTCCTACTCCGCCGGCGTCAACGCCTACCTCAAGGACCACGAGGGTTCGGCGGTGTCCCTGGAGTACGCGGCGCTGGACTTCCAGAACGACTACAAGCCCCAGAAGTGGACGCCGGTCGACTCGGTGGCCTGGCTCAAGGCGATGGCCTGGGATCTCCGCGGCAACATGCAGGAGGAGATCGACCGCTCCCTGATGACCAGCCGCTTCACCCCGGAGCAGATCTCCCAGCTCTACCCGGCATACCCGTACAAGCGGAACAAGCCGATCGTCGAGGGCGGCGCGGTCGACCCCGCCACCAAGAAGTTCTCGCCCAAGGCCTCGGCGAACGCCACCCCCGCCACCCCCGCCGGCGCGACCGCGGGCCTGCAGTCGCAGCTGTCCTCGCTGTCCAAGACCCTCGACAAGGTCCCGGCGCTGCTCGGCCCCAACGGCAACGGCATCGGCTCCAACTCCTGGGTCGTCTCCGGTGCGCACACCACCACCGGCAAACCGCTGCTCGCCAACGACCCGCACCTGGCACCGCAGATGCCCTCGCTCTGGTACCAGATGGGCCTGCACTGCCGTAACACCGGACCCAAGTGCAACTACGACGTCTCCGGCTTCACCTTCTCCGGTATGCCCGGCGTCGTCATCGGCCACAACCAGGACATCTCCTGGGGCATGACCAACCTCGGTGCCGACGTCACCGACCTCTACCTGGAGAAGGTCAACGCCGACGGCTACCTCTACGACAACAAGCAGCAGCCCTTCATAACCCGCAAGGAGACCATCAAGGTCGCCGACGGGGAGAGCCGCGAGATCACCGTCCGGTCCACCAGAAACGGGCCGATCGTCTCCGACCGCGACGGCGAACTGGCCAACGTCGGCAAGGACGCCCCGGTCGGCAACGCCGCACCGGACCGCGGCGACGGCTACGCCGTATCGCTGCGCTGGACCGCCCTGGACCCCGGCAAGTCCATGGACGCCGTCTTCGCGCTCGACCGCGCCAAGGACTGGAACGGCTTCCGCAAGGCCGCCGGCGACTTCGAGGCCCCCTCGCAGAACCTGATCTACGCCGACACCAAGGGCAACATCGGCTACCAGGCCCCGGGCCGGATCCCGGTCCGCGGCAAGGGCGACGGCCACTTCGACGGCACCCTCCCGGCGCCCGGCTGGGACCCGAGGTACCAGTGGAGCCGCTACATCCCGCAGAAGGCGCTCCCGTACGAGTACAACCCCCAGCGCGGCTACATCGTCACCGCCAACCAGGCCGTCACGGACGAGAAGTACCCCTACCTCCTCACCAAGGACTGGGGCTACGGCTCCCGCAGCCAGCGGATCAACGACCTGATCGAGTCGAAGATCAAGGACGGCGGCAAGGTCTCCACCGACGACATGCAGGCCTTCCAGAAGGACAACAGCAGCGAGATCGCCCGGCTGCTGACGCCGTACCTCACGAAGATCGACATCAAGGACAAGTACGTCCGCGACGCCCAGCAGCTGCTGGAGGGCTGGGACTTCACCCAGGAGCCCGATTCCGCCGCGGCCGCCTACTTCAACGCCGTCTGGCGCAACACCCTCAAGCTCGCCTTCGGCAACAAGATGCCCAAGGAGCTGCGCCCCGACGGCCAGTGCCTGACCGTCCGCCCGGCGGACGAGACCGGCCCCGCCGACGAGAACGACAAGTACATCCGCGAATGCGGCGAGCGGGACGGTGCCACCGCCCAGCCCGACGGCGGCGACCGCTGGTACGAGGTCGTCCGGGGCATCCTCGACGACCCGAACAACGCCTGGTGGAAGACCGAGGACCGGCCGGGCCGTCCCGGCGACAAGAACCGCGACCAGCTCCTGGCGCACGCCATGGCGGACGCGCGCTACGAACTCACCTCCAAGCTGGGCAAGAACATCGACAACTGGAGCTGGGGCCGGCTGCACCAGATGTTCCTGAAGAACCAGACCCTGGGCACCGACGGACCCGGCGTGCTGCAGGGCCTGTTCAATCGCGGGCCCTGGAACGTCGGCGGCGGTGAGGCCGCGGTCGACGCCACCGGCTGGAACGCCGCGAGCGGCTACAAGGTCACCTGGGTCCCGTCGATGCGGATGGTGGTCAACCTCGCCGACCTCGACAAGTCCCGTTGGATCAACCTCACCGGCGCCTCGGGGCACGCGTACGACGCCCACTACTACGACCAGACCGACAAGTGGGCCAAGGGCGATCTGCTGCCCTGGGCGTACAGCCAGGACGCCGTCAAGAAGGCGGGCAAGGACACGCTGACGCTGTCGCCGTAG
- a CDS encoding potassium/proton antiporter, producing MSVDHLNELLLFCSLVLLIAVAAVRLSSRSGLPSLLIYLGIGIAIGQDGLGGVVFDNAELTQLLGYTALVVILAEGGLGTKWKEIKPALPRAVSLSTVGVAVSVGVTAAGAHYLAGLDWRQALLIGAVVSSTDAAAVFSVLRSVPLPARLTGVLEAESGLNDAPVVILVVAFSTAGPVEHWYLLLGEIALELAIGAALGLAIGWLGAYGLRHVALPASGLYPIAVMAIAVSAYAAGALAHGSGFLAVYLAAVVLGNAKLPHSPATRGFAEGLGWIGQIGMFVLLGLLVTPHNLLDDVVPALLIGMILTLVARPVSVFTALMPFRVPWPEKTLLSWAGLRGAVPIVLATIPMVRDVPGSDRVFNIVFVLVVVYTLIQGPTLPWLARRLQLGDGEEAADLGIESAPLERLRGHLLSTSIGPASRMHGVEVGELRMPAGAAVTLVVRDGSSFVPSPSTVLRRGDELLVVATDPVRDAAERRLQAVSQGGKLAGWLGTGGPAGRRGHPHR from the coding sequence CTGTCTGTCGACCACCTCAACGAACTCCTGCTGTTCTGCTCGCTCGTACTGCTCATCGCGGTTGCCGCGGTACGGCTCTCCTCGCGCAGCGGGCTGCCCAGCCTGCTCATCTACCTGGGGATAGGCATCGCCATAGGCCAGGACGGCCTGGGCGGTGTCGTCTTCGACAATGCCGAGCTGACCCAACTCCTCGGCTATACCGCGCTGGTCGTGATCCTCGCCGAGGGCGGTCTGGGCACCAAGTGGAAAGAGATCAAGCCGGCGCTGCCCCGGGCGGTGTCGCTGTCGACGGTCGGCGTCGCGGTGAGCGTGGGGGTCACCGCGGCCGGTGCGCACTACCTGGCCGGGCTCGACTGGCGGCAGGCGCTGCTGATCGGCGCCGTGGTCTCGTCCACGGATGCCGCGGCCGTCTTCTCCGTCCTGCGCAGCGTGCCGCTGCCGGCCCGCCTGACCGGGGTGCTCGAAGCCGAATCCGGCCTCAACGACGCCCCCGTGGTCATCCTCGTCGTCGCATTCTCCACCGCGGGGCCGGTCGAACACTGGTACCTCCTGCTCGGCGAGATCGCCCTGGAACTGGCGATCGGCGCCGCGCTCGGACTGGCCATCGGCTGGCTCGGCGCCTACGGCCTGCGGCACGTGGCACTGCCCGCGTCGGGCCTCTACCCGATCGCGGTCATGGCCATCGCGGTCTCCGCCTACGCGGCCGGTGCGCTGGCGCACGGCTCGGGCTTCCTCGCTGTCTATCTGGCCGCGGTGGTCCTCGGCAACGCCAAGCTGCCGCACTCCCCGGCCACCCGCGGCTTCGCCGAAGGCCTCGGCTGGATCGGCCAGATCGGGATGTTCGTACTGCTCGGCCTGCTGGTCACCCCGCACAACCTGCTGGACGACGTCGTGCCCGCGCTGCTGATCGGCATGATCCTCACGCTCGTGGCCCGGCCGGTGTCCGTCTTTACGGCGCTGATGCCGTTCCGGGTGCCCTGGCCGGAGAAGACCCTGCTGTCGTGGGCCGGACTGCGCGGCGCGGTGCCGATCGTGCTGGCCACGATCCCGATGGTGCGGGACGTTCCCGGCAGCGACCGGGTCTTCAACATCGTCTTCGTCCTGGTCGTCGTCTACACGCTGATCCAGGGGCCGACGCTGCCCTGGCTCGCCAGGCGGCTGCAGCTGGGCGACGGCGAGGAGGCCGCCGACCTGGGCATCGAGTCCGCTCCCCTGGAACGGCTGCGCGGCCATCTGCTGTCCACCTCCATCGGCCCGGCGTCCCGTATGCACGGCGTCGAGGTCGGTGAGCTGCGGATGCCCGCGGGCGCCGCGGTCACCCTCGTCGTCCGGGACGGCTCCAGCTTCGTGCCGTCGCCCTCGACGGTGCTGCGGCGCGGCGACGAACTGCTGGTGGTCGCCACCGATCCGGTGCGCGACGCGGCCGAGCGACGGCTGCAGGCGGTCTCGCAGGGCGGCAAGCTGGCCGGCTGGCTGGGGACGGGCGGGCCCGCGGGGCGGCGGGGGCACCCGCACCGCTGA